From the Clavibacter phaseoli genome, one window contains:
- a CDS encoding glycerophosphodiester phosphodiesterase family protein, with amino-acid sequence MTSGAWFSGGVPRVLAHRGWTGSGAVENTLEAFRAAWELGVTHLETDVHVTSDGVCVLWHDDDLRRLTGRRGRVRDATLADLRAIDLGSGARVATLAELLAALPDARLNIDVKGRDAPAAAARAIRAADSVDRVLVTSFSGSRRRRALALLPGAATSADAGRLVLAILGARLGLAPVVRRALRGVDAVQMPRRVLGIRMVSPAMIGRLARAVREVHVWTVDDPDEMVRLVRAGVHGVVTDRPDLALAALGTRDWDSPGNRSS; translated from the coding sequence GTGACGTCCGGCGCCTGGTTCTCCGGCGGCGTGCCCCGCGTCCTCGCGCATCGCGGGTGGACCGGATCCGGCGCGGTGGAGAACACCCTCGAGGCCTTCCGCGCGGCGTGGGAGCTCGGCGTGACGCACCTCGAGACGGACGTGCACGTCACATCCGACGGCGTGTGCGTGCTCTGGCACGACGACGACCTCCGCCGCCTCACGGGCCGCCGGGGTCGCGTCCGGGACGCGACCCTTGCCGACCTGCGCGCGATCGACCTCGGATCCGGCGCGCGCGTCGCGACGCTCGCGGAGCTGCTGGCGGCCCTGCCCGACGCCCGGCTGAACATCGACGTGAAGGGCCGGGACGCCCCGGCCGCCGCCGCCCGGGCGATCCGCGCCGCCGACTCCGTCGACCGCGTGCTCGTCACGTCGTTCTCGGGCTCCCGGCGCCGACGCGCGCTGGCCCTCCTCCCCGGCGCGGCGACCTCCGCCGACGCCGGACGCCTGGTGCTCGCGATCCTCGGCGCGCGGCTGGGTCTCGCACCGGTGGTGCGCCGGGCCCTCCGCGGCGTCGACGCCGTGCAGATGCCCCGGCGGGTGCTCGGGATCCGCATGGTCTCCCCCGCGATGATCGGCCGGCTCGCGCGCGCCGTCCGCGAGGTCCACGTCTGGACCGTGGACGACCCGGACGAGATGGTCCGCCTGGTGCGGGCCGGGGTGCACGGCGTCGTGACCGACCGCCCCGACCTCGCGCTCGCCGCCCTCGGCACCAGGGACTGGGATTCGCCTGGGAACCGGTCGTCCTGA
- a CDS encoding NUDIX hydrolase — translation MTDGEVVRHVRDTARILLVDERDRLLLFLTNYSVHVDLPPRWLTPGGGIDPGESPAEAARRELFEETGLRVESVGDPVWEHDYARRRIDGDLDTGHSTFYLVRVDAFAPVSDNWMPDEFDDIHAHRWFGLDELAATEDPIEPAELVEVAREVLSRRS, via the coding sequence GTGACCGACGGCGAGGTCGTGCGGCATGTCCGCGACACCGCGCGGATCCTGCTGGTCGACGAGCGCGACCGGCTGCTGCTCTTCCTCACGAACTACTCGGTGCACGTGGACCTGCCGCCGCGCTGGCTGACGCCCGGCGGCGGGATCGACCCGGGGGAGTCGCCCGCCGAGGCGGCCCGCCGGGAGCTCTTCGAGGAGACCGGCCTGCGCGTCGAGTCCGTCGGGGATCCCGTCTGGGAGCACGACTACGCGCGCCGCCGCATCGACGGCGACCTCGACACCGGGCACTCGACGTTCTACCTGGTGCGCGTGGACGCGTTCGCGCCCGTGTCGGACAACTGGATGCCGGACGAGTTCGACGACATCCACGCGCACCGCTGGTTCGGGCTCGACGAGCTGGCCGCGACGGAGGATCCGATCGAGCCGGCCGAGCTGGTGGAGGTCGCGCGCGAGGTGCTGTCGCGGAGGTCGTGA
- a CDS encoding DEAD/DEAH box helicase, whose protein sequence is MTDQLSPAERYAASRSRRSLPLLESFASGLRFDLDPFQRAAAESLENGRSVLVAAPTGAGKTVVAEFAVYLAMQRPSAKIFYTAPMKALSNQKYAELVAEYGPDEVGLLTGDTNVNSRARIVVMTTEVLRNMLYADSDLLRDLAFVIMDEVHYLADRFRGAVWEEVIIHLPQTVRMISLSATVSNAEEFGDWLQAVRGETDVIVSEERPVPLEQHVIVRHRMVDLFDSSGLAATHRVNPELVRMTHGGGREAVRVRGGQGHSRGRAGAGGGSGRKAPGPWDRGRMDRPEVVALLEERNLLPAIFFIFSRAGCDAAVKQVLRAGVRLTHAHERDEIRAVVEERCRTLRDEDLAVLGYWEWLEGLERGVAAHHAGMLPAFKEVVEELFQRKLVKAVFATETLALGINMPARTVVLEQLEKFNGEARVPLTPGEYTQLTGRAGRRGIDVEGHAVIQWKDGLDPQAVASLASRRTYPLNSSFRPTYNMAVNLIDQFGRERTREVLESSFAQFQADRAVVDLARKVRTQEESLAGYEKAMVCHLGDFREYSGLRRELSDLERATAARADMQQPGQHGERDKRQRQLTDLRRRMKAHPCHACKDRESHARWAERWWRLKRQTDALGQQIRTRTNAVAKVFDRVTELLLSLGYLKRAADGQVAPTPNGRMLKRIYGDRDLLVAECLRTQVWVDLDPAALAAMAASLVYQPRRDEGDRNDRNLPRGPFRAALERTEEIWSRLDDVERERRLPTTDPLSTGLCAPMHRWARGGSLDAVLDEADLAAGDFVRWTKQTIDLLDQLSIVADGPVSRNARTALDSIRRGIVAYSSV, encoded by the coding sequence GTGACAGACCAGCTCTCGCCCGCGGAACGCTACGCGGCCTCCCGCAGCCGTCGCAGCCTCCCGCTCCTCGAGTCCTTCGCGAGCGGCCTGCGCTTCGACCTCGACCCGTTCCAGCGCGCCGCCGCGGAGTCGCTGGAGAACGGCCGCAGCGTGCTCGTCGCGGCGCCGACGGGTGCCGGCAAGACGGTCGTCGCCGAGTTCGCCGTCTACCTCGCGATGCAGCGGCCGAGCGCGAAGATCTTCTACACGGCGCCGATGAAGGCGCTGAGCAACCAGAAGTACGCCGAGCTCGTGGCCGAGTACGGCCCCGACGAGGTGGGCCTGCTCACGGGCGACACCAACGTCAACAGCCGCGCGCGCATCGTCGTCATGACGACCGAGGTGCTGCGCAACATGCTCTACGCCGACTCCGACCTGCTCCGCGACCTCGCGTTCGTGATCATGGACGAGGTGCACTACCTGGCCGACCGCTTCCGCGGCGCCGTGTGGGAGGAGGTCATCATCCACCTCCCGCAGACCGTGCGGATGATCTCGCTGAGCGCCACCGTCTCGAATGCCGAGGAGTTCGGCGACTGGCTGCAGGCGGTGCGCGGCGAGACGGACGTCATCGTCTCCGAGGAGCGGCCCGTGCCCCTCGAGCAGCACGTGATCGTGCGGCACCGCATGGTCGACCTCTTCGACTCGTCGGGCCTCGCCGCGACGCACCGCGTCAACCCCGAGCTGGTGCGCATGACGCACGGCGGCGGGCGCGAGGCCGTGCGCGTGCGCGGCGGCCAGGGGCACTCGCGGGGTCGCGCGGGTGCGGGCGGCGGATCCGGCCGCAAGGCGCCCGGCCCGTGGGACCGCGGCCGCATGGACCGTCCCGAGGTGGTCGCCCTCCTCGAGGAGCGGAACCTGCTCCCGGCCATCTTCTTCATCTTCAGCCGCGCGGGCTGCGACGCCGCCGTCAAGCAGGTGCTGCGCGCGGGCGTCCGGCTCACGCACGCGCACGAGCGCGACGAGATCCGCGCCGTCGTGGAGGAGCGCTGCCGCACCCTCCGCGACGAGGACCTCGCCGTCCTCGGCTACTGGGAGTGGCTCGAGGGCCTGGAGCGCGGCGTCGCGGCGCACCACGCGGGCATGCTGCCGGCGTTCAAGGAGGTCGTCGAGGAGCTGTTCCAGCGGAAGCTCGTCAAGGCCGTCTTCGCGACGGAGACCCTCGCGCTCGGCATCAACATGCCCGCGCGCACGGTCGTGCTCGAGCAGCTCGAGAAGTTCAACGGCGAGGCGCGCGTGCCGCTCACGCCGGGGGAGTACACGCAGCTGACGGGACGCGCCGGCCGCCGCGGCATCGACGTCGAGGGCCACGCGGTCATCCAGTGGAAGGACGGGCTGGATCCGCAGGCCGTCGCCTCGCTCGCCTCCCGCCGCACGTACCCGCTCAACTCCAGCTTCCGGCCCACCTACAACATGGCCGTGAACCTCATCGACCAGTTCGGGCGCGAGCGCACGCGCGAGGTGCTCGAGTCGTCGTTCGCGCAGTTCCAGGCCGACCGCGCCGTGGTGGACCTCGCCCGCAAGGTGCGCACGCAGGAGGAGTCGCTCGCCGGCTACGAGAAGGCGATGGTCTGCCACCTCGGCGACTTCCGCGAGTACTCCGGCCTCCGCCGCGAGCTCAGCGACCTCGAGCGCGCGACCGCCGCCCGCGCCGACATGCAGCAGCCCGGCCAGCACGGCGAGCGGGACAAGCGCCAGCGACAGCTCACGGACCTCCGCCGCCGGATGAAGGCGCACCCCTGCCACGCGTGCAAGGACCGCGAGTCGCACGCGCGCTGGGCGGAGCGCTGGTGGCGCCTCAAGCGGCAGACGGACGCGCTCGGGCAGCAGATCCGCACCCGCACCAACGCGGTGGCCAAGGTCTTCGACCGCGTCACGGAGCTGCTGCTGTCGCTCGGCTACCTCAAGCGCGCCGCCGACGGGCAGGTCGCGCCGACGCCCAACGGCCGGATGCTCAAGCGCATCTACGGCGATCGCGACCTCCTCGTCGCCGAGTGCCTCCGCACGCAGGTCTGGGTGGACCTGGATCCCGCCGCCCTCGCCGCCATGGCCGCCTCGCTCGTGTACCAGCCCCGTCGCGACGAGGGCGACCGCAACGACCGCAACCTCCCGCGCGGTCCGTTCCGCGCGGCGCTCGAGCGCACGGAGGAGATCTGGTCGCGCCTCGACGACGTCGAGCGCGAGCGCCGTCTGCCGACCACCGACCCGCTGTCCACCGGGCTGTGCGCCCCGATGCACCGCTGGGCGCGCGGCGGCAGCCTCGACGCCGTGCTCGACGAGGCCGACCTCGCCGCCGGCGACTTCGTGCGCTGGACGAAGCAGACGATCGACCTGCTCGACCAGCTCTCGATCGTGGCCGACGGCCCCGTCTCCCGGAACGCCCGCACGGCGCTCGACAGCATCCGGCGCGGCATCGTCGCGTACTCGTCGGTGTGA
- a CDS encoding SDR family oxidoreductase, producing the protein MSTVDEIRPFAPDELRGRRALVTGSSRGIGADTVAYLAEAGADVVVNYRNKAARAEKLVAKLVEGGTKAIAVGADLTDPGSVDRLMETVRAELGGLDVLVLNASGGMESGMAEDYAMTLNRDAQLNVLRSALPLLSEGGRVVFVTSHQAHFIRTTETMPEYEAVARSKRAGEDALRELIPELDSRGIGFVVVSGDMIEGTITATLLSRMNPEAIQERKEASGGLYNVSQFAAEVARAVVDPIPAEHLRLVGDTSSFRPE; encoded by the coding sequence GTGAGCACCGTCGACGAGATCCGCCCCTTCGCCCCCGACGAGCTCCGCGGCCGCCGCGCGCTCGTCACCGGGTCCTCCCGCGGCATCGGCGCCGACACGGTCGCGTACCTCGCGGAGGCGGGCGCCGACGTCGTCGTCAACTACCGCAACAAGGCCGCGCGCGCCGAGAAGCTCGTCGCGAAGCTCGTCGAGGGCGGCACGAAGGCCATCGCCGTCGGCGCCGACCTCACGGATCCGGGCTCCGTCGACCGGCTGATGGAGACCGTCCGCGCCGAGCTCGGCGGCCTCGACGTCCTCGTGCTCAACGCGTCCGGAGGCATGGAGAGCGGCATGGCCGAGGACTACGCCATGACGCTCAACCGCGACGCCCAGCTGAACGTGCTCCGGAGCGCGCTCCCGCTCCTGTCCGAGGGCGGCCGGGTCGTCTTCGTCACGAGCCACCAGGCCCACTTCATCCGCACCACCGAGACGATGCCCGAGTACGAGGCCGTCGCCCGCAGCAAGCGCGCGGGGGAGGACGCCCTGCGCGAGCTCATCCCCGAGCTCGACTCCCGCGGCATCGGCTTCGTCGTCGTCTCCGGCGACATGATCGAGGGCACCATCACGGCCACGCTCCTCAGCCGCATGAACCCCGAGGCCATCCAGGAGCGCAAGGAGGCGTCCGGCGGCCTCTACAACGTCTCGCAATTCGCGGCCGAGGTCGCGCGCGCCGTCGTCGACCCGATCCCCGCGGAGCACCTGCGCCTCGTCGGCGACACGAGCAGCTTCCGGCCCGAGTGA
- a CDS encoding alpha/beta hydrolase family protein, with translation MKTTDLDLLTSVSRPAVSPDGRLAVVSVTRPRVHADAYTGQLWEVTTVGSAPPRRITRGFRDTSPRLSPDGAVIAFLRAEPKGPPQLHVVRTTGGEPVALTDELLGVGAFDWSPDGSRIVYAARVAEPGRYGSVEGVSPAAEPARRITTTKYLANGLGWSTDRHTQLSLVDLPELDAEPFVAAVPSGYPDAADPAVRGDGAGATPSAAERAGVPPVVRLTDEPVDHDAPRFSADGSEVLFVASRHDGRDDDLLSGAYAVAVPARGGAASGVPEVRTVVPHEAGLGIAEVASVDGGRIYLLAQDLGERGVDFVARNTALYVLDADDAAPRVLTDAETVDLGGSGITVEDRDAVLVLNGSRGTVQLLRVTADGAVEALVDDQVEVTAVGVGGGAVVVALTDPRTHGDLALVRADRPADGGSALVPLTDFSAPLRESGIRPLHELVVEGRDGYPVHGWVVLPEGEGPHPVLLVIHGGPYAAYGVHLFDEAQVYADAGYAVLLCNPRGAAGYGQAHGRVIKERMGTVDMHDVLDFLDGAIAVHESIDGSRAGIMGGSYGGYLTAWTIAHEHRFQGAIVERGFLDPELFTGTSDIGTFFGEEYAGHDEETRRAQSPQAFAHQVRTPTFVVHSEDDLRCPLSQAERYHLALVRAGVETEMLVFPGEDHELSRSGRPRHRMQRFEAILDWWDRHLPVTGGAR, from the coding sequence ATGAAGACCACGGATCTCGACCTCCTCACCTCCGTCTCCCGCCCCGCCGTCTCGCCCGACGGCCGCCTGGCCGTCGTCTCCGTGACGCGCCCGCGGGTGCATGCCGACGCGTACACCGGGCAGCTGTGGGAGGTGACGACGGTCGGATCCGCGCCCCCGCGCCGCATCACGCGCGGCTTCCGCGACACCTCGCCGCGGCTCTCGCCGGACGGCGCCGTCATCGCGTTCCTCCGCGCCGAGCCGAAGGGGCCGCCGCAGCTGCACGTGGTCCGGACGACGGGCGGCGAGCCGGTCGCGCTGACGGACGAGCTGCTCGGCGTCGGCGCCTTCGACTGGTCGCCCGACGGCTCGCGCATCGTCTACGCCGCGCGCGTCGCCGAGCCCGGTCGCTACGGGAGCGTCGAGGGCGTGTCGCCCGCGGCCGAGCCCGCTCGCCGGATCACCACCACCAAGTACCTCGCGAACGGCCTGGGCTGGTCCACCGACCGGCACACGCAGCTCTCCCTCGTCGACCTGCCCGAGCTGGACGCGGAGCCCTTCGTGGCCGCCGTCCCGTCGGGCTACCCCGATGCCGCGGATCCCGCCGTGCGCGGCGACGGAGCCGGCGCCACGCCGTCGGCCGCCGAGCGCGCGGGCGTCCCGCCGGTCGTCCGACTCACCGACGAGCCCGTCGACCACGACGCGCCGCGCTTCTCCGCCGACGGATCCGAGGTCCTGTTCGTCGCGTCGCGCCACGACGGCCGCGATGACGACCTGCTGTCCGGCGCCTACGCCGTGGCCGTGCCCGCCCGCGGCGGCGCGGCTTCCGGCGTGCCGGAGGTCCGCACGGTCGTCCCGCACGAGGCCGGGCTCGGCATCGCGGAGGTCGCCTCCGTCGACGGAGGCCGGATCTACCTGCTCGCGCAGGACCTGGGGGAGAGGGGCGTCGACTTCGTCGCCCGCAACACCGCCCTCTACGTCCTCGACGCCGACGACGCCGCGCCGCGCGTCCTCACGGACGCCGAGACCGTCGACCTCGGCGGCAGCGGCATCACGGTGGAGGACCGCGACGCCGTCCTCGTGCTCAACGGATCGCGCGGCACGGTACAGCTGCTCCGCGTCACCGCGGATGGCGCCGTCGAGGCGCTCGTCGACGACCAGGTCGAGGTCACCGCGGTCGGCGTCGGGGGAGGGGCCGTCGTGGTCGCCCTCACCGACCCGCGCACGCACGGCGACCTCGCGCTCGTCCGCGCCGACCGCCCCGCCGACGGCGGATCCGCGCTCGTCCCGCTCACCGACTTCTCCGCGCCGCTGCGGGAGTCGGGGATCCGCCCGCTGCACGAGCTCGTCGTCGAGGGCCGCGACGGGTACCCGGTGCACGGCTGGGTCGTCCTGCCCGAGGGGGAGGGGCCGCACCCGGTCCTGCTCGTGATCCACGGCGGGCCGTACGCCGCCTACGGCGTGCACCTCTTCGACGAGGCGCAGGTCTACGCCGACGCCGGATACGCGGTCCTCCTGTGCAACCCGCGCGGCGCCGCCGGGTACGGCCAGGCGCACGGACGGGTCATCAAGGAGCGCATGGGCACCGTCGACATGCACGACGTGCTCGACTTCCTCGACGGCGCGATCGCGGTGCACGAGTCCATCGACGGATCCCGCGCCGGCATCATGGGCGGCTCCTACGGCGGCTACCTCACCGCCTGGACCATCGCGCACGAGCACCGCTTCCAGGGCGCGATCGTCGAGCGCGGCTTCCTCGACCCCGAGCTGTTCACCGGCACCTCCGACATCGGCACGTTCTTCGGCGAGGAGTACGCGGGTCACGACGAGGAGACGCGCCGCGCGCAGAGCCCGCAGGCGTTCGCGCACCAGGTGCGCACGCCGACGTTCGTCGTCCACTCCGAGGACGACCTGCGCTGCCCGCTGTCGCAGGCCGAGCGGTACCACCTGGCGCTCGTGCGCGCGGGCGTCGAGACCGAGATGCTCGTGTTCCCCGGGGAGGACCACGAGCTCAGCCGGTCCGGTCGGCCGCGCCACCGCATGCAGCGCTTCGAGGCGATCCTCGACTGGTGGGACCGGCACCTGCCGGTCACCGGCGGCGCGCGGTGA
- a CDS encoding NfeD family protein, with product MTVLLDDDAWIAWLALIVAAVVAEMRRLDLVGLCGGVAALTGLLVGLVGAPWWLQALVAVVAAAALLGAARPALLRALPVEGEVADDDGSLDPPPAHDDRVPPA from the coding sequence GTGACGGTCCTCCTCGACGACGACGCGTGGATCGCCTGGCTCGCGCTGATCGTCGCGGCGGTCGTCGCGGAGATGCGCCGGCTCGACCTGGTCGGCCTCTGCGGCGGCGTCGCGGCGCTGACGGGCCTGCTGGTGGGACTCGTGGGCGCTCCCTGGTGGCTGCAGGCGCTCGTCGCCGTCGTCGCCGCGGCCGCCCTGCTCGGTGCCGCGCGCCCGGCGCTGCTGCGCGCGCTCCCGGTCGAGGGCGAGGTCGCGGACGACGACGGCTCGCTCGACCCGCCGCCCGCGCACGACGACCGCGTCCCGCCCGCGTGA
- the lnt gene encoding apolipoprotein N-acyltransferase encodes MTALARAPRRERPLFAPPLALTHAEPASPPLPLWGALLAAAASGPVMDAAYPDRGLWPLVFSGIALVLLALRGRRAGPAFLVGLVAGLAFYLTHIEWASLYLGPVPWIALSALESLFVATGAVAIATATRWIPRAFPTVAGRVILLPVAVAGLWTAREAISAVWPYGGFAWGRVSLSQSESPFAHLVTWLGLSGLSFVLVLLVALLLELAAEERVRRSSRALVAGIGVALVLVVPAFPVTTTGTTRVAAVQGNAKAGYFDGARYGDILRAHLAATAEIPADAGVDMVVWPENAADADPLRDPGSAAALDRVVARLGAPLVVGTVTERDGRYYNESLVWTGGGATDHYDKKHPVPFGEYVPDRAFWEPFAPDLIGLIQREYTPGTTDQVMDVAGVTAGIAICFDIVDDQLTTDMVHEGADIILAQSNNADFGRTDESVQQLAIARMRALETGRSVVNISTVGTSAIVGPDGRDIDRLPWFTAGSMVVDVPTADVVTPAILVGRDIEWLVSGLGLGALAVAGLALGRRGRRAAR; translated from the coding sequence GTGACCGCGCTCGCCCGCGCTCCCCGACGGGAGCGCCCGCTCTTCGCGCCGCCGCTCGCCCTCACGCACGCCGAGCCGGCCAGCCCGCCGCTGCCGCTGTGGGGCGCGCTCCTGGCGGCCGCGGCGTCCGGGCCCGTGATGGACGCCGCGTACCCGGACCGCGGGCTGTGGCCTCTCGTCTTCTCGGGGATCGCCCTCGTGCTGCTCGCCCTGCGGGGCCGGCGCGCCGGGCCGGCGTTCCTCGTCGGGCTCGTGGCCGGGCTCGCGTTCTACCTCACCCACATCGAGTGGGCGTCGCTGTACCTCGGGCCGGTACCGTGGATCGCACTGTCGGCCCTGGAGTCGCTGTTCGTCGCCACCGGGGCGGTCGCCATCGCGACGGCGACGCGCTGGATCCCGCGCGCGTTCCCCACGGTCGCCGGCCGCGTCATCCTCCTCCCGGTCGCGGTCGCGGGGCTCTGGACCGCGCGCGAGGCGATCTCGGCGGTGTGGCCCTACGGCGGCTTCGCATGGGGACGCGTGTCGCTGTCGCAGTCGGAGAGCCCGTTCGCGCACCTGGTGACCTGGCTCGGCCTCTCCGGCCTGTCCTTCGTGCTCGTCCTCCTCGTCGCGCTGCTGCTCGAGCTCGCCGCGGAGGAGCGCGTGCGGCGGTCCTCCCGGGCGCTCGTCGCGGGGATCGGGGTCGCCCTCGTGCTCGTCGTGCCCGCGTTCCCCGTCACGACCACGGGGACGACCCGCGTCGCGGCGGTCCAGGGCAACGCCAAGGCCGGGTACTTCGACGGCGCGCGCTACGGCGACATCCTCCGCGCGCACCTGGCCGCCACCGCGGAGATCCCCGCGGACGCCGGCGTCGACATGGTGGTGTGGCCCGAGAACGCGGCCGACGCGGATCCGCTGCGGGATCCCGGCTCGGCCGCCGCCCTCGACCGCGTGGTCGCGCGACTCGGCGCCCCGCTCGTCGTGGGCACGGTGACCGAGCGCGACGGCCGCTACTACAACGAGTCGCTCGTGTGGACCGGGGGAGGGGCGACCGACCACTACGACAAGAAGCACCCCGTGCCCTTCGGCGAGTACGTGCCCGACCGCGCGTTCTGGGAGCCGTTCGCACCCGACCTCATCGGCCTCATCCAGCGCGAGTACACGCCGGGCACGACCGACCAGGTGATGGACGTCGCGGGGGTGACCGCGGGCATCGCGATCTGCTTCGACATCGTCGACGACCAGCTGACGACCGACATGGTGCACGAGGGTGCGGACATCATCCTCGCCCAGTCGAACAACGCCGACTTCGGCCGCACCGACGAGAGCGTGCAGCAGCTCGCGATCGCCCGGATGCGCGCCCTCGAGACGGGCCGCAGCGTCGTCAACATCTCGACCGTCGGCACTAGCGCGATCGTCGGGCCCGACGGCCGCGACATCGACCGGCTGCCCTGGTTCACGGCAGGATCGATGGTGGTCGACGTGCCGACCGCCGACGTCGTGACACCGGCGATCCTCGTGGGCCGCGACATCGAGTGGCTCGTGTCGGGTCTCGGCCTCGGGGCCCTGGCCGTCGCCGGCCTCGCGCTCGGCCGCCGCGGCCGTCGCGCCGCGCGCTGA
- a CDS encoding SDR family oxidoreductase, whose amino-acid sequence MTTQTSSIGVIGVTGVTGAVGGAVARRLADAGLPQRLLARSPARAPRLPGAAVHEVAYGDHEASIAALAGVTTLLMVSAAEDQHRLAQHVAFVDAAAEAGVRHVVYTSFQSAAPDATFTLARDHHATEERIRASGMTWTFLRDAFYIDFVSQLVGEDGVIRGPAGEGRVAAVTRADVAEVAATILPHPEPHAGAAYELTGPEALTMGEIAATVAAAEGRAVSYRDETLEEARASRAVWGAPEWQLDAWISTYTAMAAGEMGHVSGDVERILGRRPTSLAEFLAGK is encoded by the coding sequence ATGACCACGCAGACCAGCTCGATCGGCGTCATCGGCGTCACCGGCGTCACGGGCGCCGTCGGGGGAGCGGTGGCCCGCCGCCTCGCCGACGCCGGGCTCCCGCAGCGCCTCCTCGCGCGCTCGCCCGCGCGCGCGCCCCGGCTGCCCGGCGCCGCCGTGCACGAGGTGGCGTACGGCGATCACGAGGCCTCGATCGCGGCGCTCGCCGGCGTGACGACGCTGCTCATGGTGTCGGCCGCCGAGGACCAGCACCGGCTCGCGCAGCACGTCGCCTTCGTCGACGCGGCGGCAGAGGCGGGCGTCCGCCACGTGGTCTACACGTCCTTCCAGAGCGCGGCGCCCGACGCGACCTTCACGCTCGCGCGCGACCACCACGCGACCGAGGAGCGGATCCGCGCGTCCGGCATGACGTGGACCTTCCTGCGCGACGCGTTCTACATCGACTTCGTCAGCCAGCTCGTGGGGGAGGACGGCGTGATCCGCGGCCCCGCCGGCGAGGGCCGGGTGGCCGCCGTCACGCGCGCCGACGTCGCCGAGGTGGCCGCGACGATCCTCCCGCACCCGGAGCCCCACGCGGGCGCCGCCTACGAGCTGACCGGGCCGGAGGCGCTGACGATGGGGGAGATCGCCGCTACGGTCGCGGCCGCGGAGGGCCGCGCGGTCTCGTACCGGGACGAGACCCTCGAGGAGGCGCGCGCGTCGCGCGCCGTCTGGGGCGCGCCCGAGTGGCAGCTCGACGCCTGGATCAGCACATACACGGCCATGGCCGCCGGCGAGATGGGGCACGTGAGCGGCGACGTCGAGCGGATCCTCGGTCGGCGGCCCACCAGCCTCGCGGAGTTCCTGGCGGGGAAGTGA
- a CDS encoding GNAT family N-acetyltransferase gives MSVLPRSQRIDRPESVAPAPGAGIHWRPVLLGDIDALVQIEERIAEADHPDWVDTREDILEELGHSYVDLASDSLAAVTEDGEIVSWGLVIQPPTQETLVRSILTGGVAPTRRGEGIGRTLLAWQHARALQQLAESESTLPGWVVVSADERASGAASTLRHAGFAPNRWIRNLARTTTAPLAHVATPDGIRIVGYGAEHSAAAHAARDAAFRGHGSSQPMSDEQWDSMTSLQTFAHGLSALALDEADRVVGLLLTLLTEHGADDPPAPSGYVWVIGVVPDSRHRGVGRALLARHLRSSKDAGVDRSVLDVATDGDDIGLELFEGLGYVPQTISVNYVAIY, from the coding sequence ATGAGCGTCCTCCCACGCTCCCAACGCATCGACCGTCCCGAATCGGTCGCTCCCGCACCGGGGGCTGGCATCCATTGGAGGCCCGTCCTCCTCGGCGACATCGACGCGCTCGTGCAGATCGAGGAGAGGATCGCCGAGGCCGACCATCCCGACTGGGTCGACACTCGAGAGGACATCCTCGAGGAGCTCGGCCACAGCTACGTGGACCTCGCGTCCGATTCGCTCGCCGCCGTGACGGAAGACGGCGAGATCGTCTCGTGGGGACTCGTGATCCAGCCTCCGACGCAGGAGACCCTGGTGCGATCCATCCTCACCGGCGGCGTGGCTCCGACCCGACGCGGAGAGGGCATCGGCCGTACCCTCCTCGCCTGGCAGCATGCGAGAGCCCTCCAGCAGCTCGCTGAGTCCGAGAGCACCCTGCCCGGGTGGGTCGTCGTCTCCGCCGACGAGCGCGCCTCGGGTGCCGCCTCCACGCTCCGGCACGCGGGATTCGCGCCGAACAGGTGGATCCGGAACCTCGCCCGCACGACGACCGCACCTCTCGCGCACGTCGCGACGCCCGACGGGATCCGGATCGTGGGATACGGTGCCGAGCACTCCGCCGCGGCGCACGCCGCCCGGGACGCGGCGTTCCGCGGACACGGCAGCAGCCAGCCCATGAGCGACGAGCAATGGGACTCCATGACGTCGCTCCAGACGTTCGCCCACGGACTCTCGGCTCTCGCCCTCGATGAAGCGGATCGCGTCGTCGGACTCCTCCTGACGCTCCTCACCGAGCACGGAGCGGATGATCCTCCGGCCCCGAGCGGCTACGTGTGGGTCATCGGCGTCGTCCCCGATTCACGTCACCGCGGTGTCGGACGCGCCCTGCTCGCGCGGCACCTGCGCTCATCGAAGGACGCGGGCGTGGATCGGAGCGTCCTCGACGTCGCGACCGACGGCGACGACATCGGCCTCGAGCTGTTCGAGGGGCTCGGCTACGTCCCTCAGACGATCAGCGTCAACTACGTCGCCATCTACTGA
- a CDS encoding RNA polymerase-binding protein RbpA — protein sequence MADRSLRGMRLGSTSLQSEEGVSFSPRQRKTYRTTDGTTFEVVFSADAEVPEVWESPKSGLEGRLLDAEGAPVAHDEVEAKVPRSHWDMLLERRTRAELEELLEERLATLRARRGQHRIGA from the coding sequence ATGGCAGATCGCAGCTTGCGCGGGATGCGGCTCGGGTCCACGAGCCTGCAGAGCGAGGAGGGCGTCAGCTTCTCCCCCCGGCAGAGGAAGACGTACCGCACGACCGACGGGACCACCTTCGAGGTCGTGTTCTCGGCCGACGCCGAGGTCCCCGAGGTCTGGGAATCGCCGAAGAGCGGCTTGGAGGGTCGCCTCCTCGACGCCGAGGGCGCCCCCGTCGCCCACGACGAGGTCGAGGCGAAGGTCCCCCGGAGCCACTGGGACATGCTGCTCGAGCGCCGGACGCGCGCCGAGCTGGAGGAGCTCCTCGAGGAGCGCCTCGCCACCCTCCGCGCGCGGCGCGGTCAGCACCGCATCGGCGCCTGA